Proteins encoded in a region of the Mucispirillum schaedleri ASF457 genome:
- the ftsZ gene encoding cell division protein FtsZ, with protein MDDLFLNEQIPYENGASIKVVGVGGAGGNAVANMISANVGNVDYIAVNTDAQALRKSGANTCILISKLGLGAGGRPEKGKEYALEAIDEIRNSIKDADMVFITAGMGGGTGTGASPVIAAAAKSQGALTIAVVSTPDSMLGEEKVNIAQDGLKELMNHVDSYIVVPNDGMQQAGHKLTYKQALKMADDVLRQSIQGICEIASGSGHINIDFADIRTAMEHQGKAVMGIGTASGENRAKQAFENALKNPLLLDTSIKGAHGVLYNISGHEDDLLMDEVAEITKLVREYVGEGGKTLIKQGILYDNRTDGTISVTIVATGINNTKSHENLTKVDEIKKAKPTGAVVTSMQDKLKKISKEDRNLQGISSRLNEDYFEIPTYLRKQND; from the coding sequence ATGGACGATTTATTTTTAAATGAACAAATACCTTATGAAAATGGCGCAAGTATTAAGGTAGTAGGAGTAGGCGGAGCAGGTGGCAATGCAGTTGCCAATATGATTTCTGCAAATGTTGGAAATGTAGATTATATTGCAGTAAATACTGATGCTCAGGCTTTAAGAAAAAGTGGTGCAAATACATGCATCTTAATTAGTAAACTTGGTTTAGGTGCAGGCGGAAGACCTGAAAAAGGTAAAGAGTATGCACTTGAAGCTATTGATGAAATCAGAAACTCTATAAAAGATGCTGATATGGTATTTATTACTGCTGGTATGGGTGGCGGCACTGGCACTGGTGCTTCTCCTGTTATTGCAGCAGCAGCAAAATCACAAGGAGCATTAACTATTGCTGTTGTTTCTACTCCCGATTCTATGCTTGGAGAAGAAAAAGTAAATATTGCTCAGGATGGATTAAAAGAGTTAATGAATCATGTTGATTCATATATTGTAGTTCCAAATGATGGTATGCAGCAGGCAGGTCATAAATTAACATATAAACAGGCATTAAAAATGGCTGATGATGTTCTTCGTCAAAGTATTCAAGGCATTTGTGAAATAGCTAGCGGCAGTGGTCATATAAATATTGACTTTGCTGATATTAGAACAGCTATGGAGCATCAAGGCAAGGCTGTTATGGGTATAGGAACTGCAAGCGGTGAAAATAGAGCTAAACAGGCTTTTGAAAATGCATTAAAAAATCCGCTTTTATTAGATACAAGTATAAAAGGTGCTCATGGAGTGCTTTATAATATTTCTGGTCATGAAGATGATTTATTAATGGATGAAGTTGCTGAAATTACTAAATTAGTAAGAGAATATGTTGGAGAAGGCGGTAAAACATTAATTAAACAAGGTATTTTATATGACAACAGGACTGATGGAACTATATCTGTAACAATTGTTGCAACAGGTATTAATAATACAAAAAGTCATGAAAATTTAACAAAAGTAGATGAAATTAAAAAAGCTAAACCAACTGGTGCTGTTGTTACAAGTATGCAGGATAAACTTAAAAAAATATCAAAAGAAGACCGTAATCTGCAAGGTATAAGCAGCAGATTAAATGAAGATTATTTTGAAATACCAACATATTTAAGAAAACAAAACGACTAA
- a CDS encoding glycosyltransferase, producing MNIVHLINVRWFNATAWYALRLIESGILAGDRAAAAGLPDSPVINKAKELGVQTVEAPFTSNNFFDFFKNLRKIHKLIKDIDADTLVCHRGEMFWIIALDKFIFRRKYKLIRVRGDVRPPKTDIFSKFTHNTACNHIITSADFIRTFFIEKLKTNANYIDTIYGGVNRSVFYKDYKKRINVRQHYNFKDDDFVVSVVGRFDPVKGHNVFLKACSRAYKNGLKELKIMLAGFPENIKLDEMQKMVEDNGLNDITIITGKVDDITGIMNASDLGVISSLGSEAVCRVAMEFMACGVPVISSNAGVLPEMLPQQYRYDIYDDERLAFLITEKKGFIKIYDQKDFYNEFIEKINLHS from the coding sequence ATGAATATCGTCCATTTAATCAATGTGCGGTGGTTTAATGCTACCGCATGGTATGCACTAAGGTTAATAGAAAGTGGTATACTTGCAGGTGACAGAGCAGCTGCAGCAGGGCTGCCTGATTCTCCTGTAATTAATAAAGCAAAAGAATTAGGGGTGCAGACTGTTGAAGCACCTTTTACTTCTAATAACTTTTTTGACTTTTTTAAAAATCTTAGAAAAATACATAAGTTGATTAAGGACATTGATGCAGATACTCTTGTATGCCACAGGGGAGAAATGTTTTGGATAATCGCTCTTGATAAGTTTATATTTAGAAGAAAGTATAAACTTATAAGAGTGCGGGGCGATGTAAGGCCGCCAAAAACTGATATATTTAGTAAGTTTACTCATAATACTGCATGTAATCATATTATTACTTCTGCAGATTTTATAAGAACATTCTTTATAGAAAAACTTAAAACAAATGCAAATTATATTGATACTATATATGGCGGAGTAAATAGAAGTGTTTTTTATAAAGATTATAAAAAACGCATAAATGTAAGGCAGCACTATAATTTTAAAGATGATGATTTTGTAGTAAGTGTTGTTGGCAGGTTTGACCCAGTAAAGGGTCATAATGTTTTTTTAAAAGCATGCAGCAGAGCATATAAAAATGGTTTAAAAGAATTAAAGATTATGCTGGCTGGCTTTCCTGAAAATATTAAACTTGATGAGATGCAGAAAATGGTAGAAGATAACGGATTAAATGATATTACTATTATTACTGGTAAAGTTGATGATATTACAGGAATTATGAATGCATCAGATTTAGGGGTAATATCTTCCTTAGGAAGTGAAGCGGTATGCAGGGTTGCTATGGAGTTTATGGCATGTGGTGTGCCTGTAATATCAAGCAATGCTGGAGTTCTTCCAGAAATGCTGCCACAGCAATACAGATATGATATATATGATGATGAAAGGCTTGCTTTTCTTATAACAGAAAAAAAAGGCTTTATTAAAATATATGACCAGAAAGATTTTTATAATGAATTTATAGAAAAAATCAATTTACATTCATAA